The following coding sequences are from one Panicum hallii strain FIL2 chromosome 5, PHallii_v3.1, whole genome shotgun sequence window:
- the LOC112891442 gene encoding pre-rRNA-processing protein TSR2 homolog, with amino-acid sequence MAASNGGGGPISAEAAAALGEGIRLVFGRWTALQMAVENQWGGRDSRAKADQFGESIHSWFCRSRGPHYFEDLVDMMYDTISDSFNADFEDNSVEEVAEQLLIIHEECLQSNYSSIEKLRNSHVQGNAVSQSRQIAADDDDSDSSDDDDGASMMEDEAAAAPEEMAVDRPRPSRPAPDADGWTVVPPRHGGRSRGRN; translated from the exons ATGGCCGCAtccaacggcggcggcggcccgatctccgccgaggcggcggcggcgcttggcgaGGGCATCAGGCTGGTGTTCGGGCGCTGGACGGCGCTGCAGATGGCGGTAGAGAACCAGTGGGGCGGCCGCGACTCCCGCGCCAAGGCCGACCAGTTCGGCGAGTCCATCCACTCCTGGTTCTGCCGCTCCAGGG GTCCGCACTATTTCGAAGACTTGGTGGATATGATGTACGACACAATATCTGATTCTTTCAATGCTGACTTTGAGGATAATAGCGTTGAGGAG GTCGCTGAACAGTTATTGATTATACATGAAGAATGCCTGCAAAGCAACTATTCATCAATAGAGAAGTTAAGGAATTCACATGTTCAGgggaatgctgtttctcaaagTAGACAG ATAGCTGCAGATGATGACGACAGTGATAGCTCAGATGATGATGACGGCGCGTCAATGATGGAAGATGAAGCAGCTGCTGCGCCAGAGGAGATGGCGGTGGACAGACCAAGACCCTCTAGGCCAGCACCTGACGCCGATGGGTGGACTGTTGTGCCTCCTAGGCATGGCGGTCGCTCTCGTGGCAGGAATTAG
- the LOC112893794 gene encoding selenium-binding protein 1-like: protein MAGAVEVDVPAPAAANGGACCHAAKGPGYATPLEAMEKGPREKLIYVTCVYNGTGINKPDYLATVDLDPNSPTYSQVIHRLPVTHIGDELHHSGWNSCSSCHGDPSAKRRFLILPSLLSGRVYVVDTATDPRAPSLHKVVQAEDIAEKTGLGFPHTSHCLASGDIMISCLGDKEGNAAGNGFLLLDSEFNVKGRWEKPGHSPLFGYDFWYQPRHKTMISSTWGAPAAFRTGFNLQHVQDGLYGRHLHVYDWPGGELKQTLDLGDTGLLPLEVRFLHDPSKDTGYVGCALTSNMVRFFKTADGSWSHEVAIDVKPLKVRNWILPEMPGLITDFVISLDDRYLYLVNWLHGDIRQYNIEDPAKPVLAGQVWVGGLLQKGSDVVYVTDDGQEEQYNVPQVKGHRLRGGPQMIQLSLDGKRIYVTNSLFSRWDEQFYGDDLVKKGSHMLQIDVDTEKGGLAINPNFFVDFSKEPDGPALAHEMRYPGGDCTSDIWI, encoded by the exons ATGGCCGGAGCAGTGGAGGTCGacgtgccggcgccggcggcggccaacggCGGGGCCTGCTGCCACGCCGCGAAGGGGCCCGGGTACGCGACGCCGCTGGAGGCCATGGAGAAGGGCCCCAGGGAAAAGCTCATCTACGTCACCTGCGTCTACAACG GCACTGGCATTAACAAGCCAGATTACCTTGCGACGGTGGACTTGGACCCCAACTCTCCTACATACTCCCAAGTGATCCACAGGCTCCCGGTGACCCACATCGGCGACGAGCTGCATCACTCTGGCTGGAACTCTTGCAGCTCCTGCCACGGTGATCCATCAGCGAAACGCCGCTTCTTGATCCTGCCTTCGTTGCT GTCAGGTCGTGTGTATGTTGTTGACACTGCAACAGACCCGAGGGCGCCGTCCTTGCATAAGGTAGTCCAGGCCGAGGACATTGCTGAGAAGACCGGGCTTGGGTTTCCTCACACATCTCATTGCCTTGCATCTGGTGACATTATGATTTCTTGCCTTGGGGACAAGGAGGGGAATGCAGCCGGCAATGGCTTCCTCCTGTTGGATTCAGAGTTTAATGTCAAAGGGCG TTGGGAAAAGCCAGGTCACAGCCCCTTGTTTGGCTATGACTTCTGGTACCAGCCTCGCCACAAGACAATGATCAGTTCAACATGGGGAGCCCCTGCAGCCTTCAGGACAGGTTTCAATCTTCAACATGTCCAGGATGGTCTCTACGGAAGACATCTTCATGTGTATGACTGGCCTGGTGGTGAGCTCAAGCAGACCCTTGATCTAGGTGACACGGGACTTCTTCCCCTTGAG GTGAGGTTTTTACATGACCCATCAAAGGACACTGGTTATGTTGGATGTGCTTTGACAAGCAACATGGTTAGATTTTTCAAAACTGCAGACGGATCATGGAGCCATGAG GTTGCTATTGATGTAAAACCACTAAAGGTCCGCAACTGGATTCTGCCAGAAATGCCAGGGTTGATAACTGATTTTGTTATCTCTCTTGACGATCGCTATCTCTATTTGGTCAATTGGCTTCATGGGGATATCAGGCAGTACAACATTGAGGACCCTGCCAAGCCTGTCTTGGCGGGACAAGTATGGGTTGGTGGGCTTCTGCAAAAGGGCAGCGATGTCGTCTATGTTACTGATGATGGTCAAGAAGAACAGTATAATGTGCCCCAGGTCAAG GGGCATCGACTTAGAGGTGGACCTCAGATGATTCAGCTGAGCTTGGATGGCAAGAGGATATACGTAACCAACTCACTTTTCAGCCGATGGGATGAGCAGTTCTATGGTGATGATCTTGTCAAGAAGGGCTCCCACATGCTGCAGATCGATGTCGACACTGAGAAAGGAGGACTGGCTATCAACCCCAACTTCTTCGTAGATTTTAGCAAGGAGCCTGATGGTCCTGCCTTGGCCCATGAGATGAGATATCCCGGCGGGGACTGCACGTCTGATATATGGATCTAA
- the LOC112895940 gene encoding glycine-rich RNA-binding protein 4, mitochondrial-like produces the protein MAAFNKLGSLLRHSTLTSGAPASSSPALFNAARLMSTKLFVGGLSWGTDEQTLRQAFSSFGEVTEARIITDRETGRSRGFGFVNFSNSDDAKAAVSQMDGQELEGRSVRVNFANERPAGNRGGGGGFGGGGYGSGGGGYGGSYGGGNQSYSSGGGQDAF, from the exons ATGGCAGCCTTCAACAAGCTTGGCAGCCTTCTAAGGCACAGTACTCTGACAAGTGGTGCCCCTGCCAGCTCGTCTCCTGCTTTGTTCAATGCTGCTCGGCTAATGTCCACCAAGCTTTTCGTTGGTG GTCTTTCCTGGGGTACTGATGAGCAGACTTTGAGACAAGCATTTAGCAGCTTCGGAGAGGTTACCGAAG CAAGGATCATCACAGACAGGGAAACTGGAAGGTCAAGAGGCTTTGGCTTCGTGAATTTCAGCAACAGTGATGATGCCAAGGCGGCTGTGAGCCAAATGGATGGTCAG GAACTTGAAGGGCGGAGTGTCCGTGTGAACTTCGCTAATGAAAGGCCTGCAGGGAaccgtggtggtggtggtggctttGGCGGGGGTGGCTATGgtagcggcggaggcggctatGGCGGCAGCTATGGTGGTGGCAACCAAAGCTATAGTTCTGGAGGGGGCCAGGATGCCTTTTAA
- the LOC112895216 gene encoding forkhead box protein B2-like: MNPPHPGPGLPRRHHHLLHLHLDPRHHHHVHIHLCHHHHHGAHLLAPTPPAHLHHQHQVPAPVFFPNADGNAASWQPEPPSAAVGEDVGELDPEPGLLHAEGADDEEEPVFVLTDEWAEFFAKSDAKRRLAKQQKKNRGRK, translated from the exons ATGAATCCACCGCACCCAGGACCCGGCCTtccgcgccgccaccaccacctgctCCACCTCCACCTTGACCCCCGCCATCACCACCATGTCCACATCCacctctgccaccaccaccaccacggcgCCCACTTGCTCGCTCCCACGCCGCCGGcccacctccaccaccagcaCCAGGTCCCGGCTCCCGTGTTCTTCCCCAACGCCGACGGGAACGCGGCGTCCTGGCAGCCGGAGCCACCCTCCGCCGCCGTAGGGGAGGACGTCGGGGAGTTGGATCCCGAGCCGGGGCTGCTGCACGCGGAGGGAGCAGATGACGAGGAGGAGCCGGTGTTCGTGCTCACGGACGAGTGGGCGGAGTTCTTCGCCAAATCCGATGCCAAGAGGAGACTGG CTAAACAGCAGAAGAAGAACAGGGGCAGGAAGTGA
- the LOC112894860 gene encoding E3 ubiquitin ligase PQT3-like isoform X2: protein MYILFGLRMGIEYADERAMVLQNTHVLVRRINIPGQLSEKIVLSPTRKVTEGCSVPSSESVVTDLNSKSCSSIGVQDEDAAITAVIDAAELKLDQYPAKRGQGSGRFTSGRNYGREVETPPLGYVCRSCGVPGHFIQHCPQESKTPPPGYICYRCRIPGHFIHHCPTIGDPKFNNNKMSRSLAPVVTVSPINGIMEALVPAAPVSAVDDLPAELHCRLCKKVMIDAALTSKCCFDSFCDKCIRDYIITESKCICGVKALADDLIPNQTLRSTINNMLGTRASSGGSGTTTHRSSSGSNPDPRLQSHTPSDASERVMKQSTDLELSAASAPDDGLQVATGGDLMNQPQEKLAANVDIVSKDEGNSTEVSAEKTVAGSVVIEVKDGSGSTSKVTTVSGALEHNATRTDQPKKKRKKADSTKNVQPNDVGYGYNVPFDQAYYNPFITGYSWLTEPYMYSSMGMPYGGYPMVPYSVNSFNGMPPQAPGMPGYPASYQRPETQPTHHRGTEAVVSHSRQAERPKDTRAQPQSTENKRQLGSHGSESRNRTRSSSERRDHGRSGRASDDYHEEQSSRKRMRDSSPMYGDKHSGRRSTHSSRSMTREEDASDDERNFKRRWGCRSSVGVDTRH from the exons ATGTACATACTGTTTGGGCTACGAATGGGAATAG AATATGCAGATGAAAGGGCAATGGTACTACAGAACACACATGTGCTGGTCCGCAGAATTAACATTCCTGGACAGTTGTCAGAGAAAATCGTCTTATCCCCAAC GCGGAAAGTCACAGAAGGATGTTCTGTACCTTCAAGTGAGTCAGTGGTTACTGATTTAAACTCAAAATCGTGTTCCTCCATAGGAGTCCAAGATGAAGATGCTGCAATCACGGCGGTGATTGACGCGGCTGAACTCAAATT GGACCAGTACCCAGCTAAAAGAGGACAGGGTAGTGGAAGGTTTACATCAGGAAGAAACTATGGGCGGGAAGTGGAGACACCTCCACTGGGGTACGTCTGCCGCTCTTGCGGTGTTCCAGGTCATTTCATTCAACATTGCCCACAGGAAAGCAAGACACCTCCACCTGGATACATCTGCTACAGATGCCGAATCCCAGGGCATTTTATTCACCATTGCCCCACCATTGGGGATCCTAAGTTCAACAATAATAAAATGAGTCGGTCTCTTGCGCCAGTAGTAACTGTAAGTCCTATCAATGGCATTATGGAAGCACTTGTCCCGGCTGCACCAGTTAGTGCTGTTGATGACTTGCCAGCAGAGCTCCACTGTCGACTGTGTAAAAAAGTGATGATAGATGCAGCATTGACAAGCAAGTGCTGTTTTGACAGTTTTTGTGATAAAT GCATTCGGGATTACATTATTACAGAGTCGAAGTGCATTTGTGGAGTCAAGGCGCTAGCAGATGACCTCATTCCCAATCAAACACTTCGGAGCACAATCAACAATATGTTGGGAACAAGAGCTAGCAGCGGTGGAAGTGGCACAACAACGCACAGAAGTTCATCAGGCAGCAACCCTGATCCCAGATTACAGAGCCACACCCCTTCTGATGCCTCAGAAAGGGTGATGAAGCAATCGACAGACCTTGAGCTGTCAGCAGCATCTGCACCTGATGATGGACTCCAGGTTGCCACAGGAGGTGATCTAATGAATCAACCTCAAGAGAAATTGGCAGCCAATGTTGATATCGTGAGCAAAGACGAAGGCAATTCCACAGAAGTGTCAGCAGAGAAGACTGTAGCAGGTTCTGTGGTAATTGAAGTAAAAGATGGAAGTGGATCAACATCAAAGGTCACTACTGTTTCAGGCGCCCTAGAACACAATGCCACAAGGACAGAtcaaccgaagaagaagcggaagaaggCAGACTCAACAAAGAATGTTCAACCTAACGATGTTGGCTATGGTTACAATGTTCCATTTGACCAAGCATATTACAACCCTTTCATCACTGGGTATTCTTGGTTAACTGAACCTTACATGTACAGCTCAATGGGAATGCCTTACGGTGGTTATCCAATGGTCCCATATAGTGTAAATTCCTTCAATGGCATGCCACCACAGGCTCCTGGAATGCCAGGCTATCCAGCAAGCTATCAGAG GCCTGAAACTCAGCCCACACATCACCGGGGCACAGAAGCTGTTGTGTCACATTCAAGGCAGGCCGAGAGGCCCAAGGACACTCGTGCTCAGCCCCAATCTACAGAGAACAAGCGCCAACTGGGTTCTCATGGTTCAGAATCGAGGAACAGAACCAGGTCAAGCTCCGAGAGAAGGGACCATGGGCGTTCTGGCAGGGCCTCTGACGACTACCATGAGGAACAGTCAAGTAGGAAGAGAATGCGCGATTCTTCTCCAATGTATGGCGACAAACACAGCGGCCGGAGGTCGACACACAGTTCCAGGAGTATGACTCGTGAGGAGGATGCAAGCGATGATGAGCGCAACTTCAAGAGGAGATGGGGGTGCAGATCATCAGTTGGCGTGGACACAAGGCACTGA
- the LOC112894860 gene encoding E3 ubiquitin ligase PQT3-like isoform X1, whose translation MGVVYYQYKSEKEICSIPVPYAFISVSELKQLIMTSGKYGRGRTRGRPMDDIVISNAQTGEEYADERAMVLQNTHVLVRRINIPGQLSEKIVLSPTRKVTEGCSVPSSESVVTDLNSKSCSSIGVQDEDAAITAVIDAAELKLDQYPAKRGQGSGRFTSGRNYGREVETPPLGYVCRSCGVPGHFIQHCPQESKTPPPGYICYRCRIPGHFIHHCPTIGDPKFNNNKMSRSLAPVVTVSPINGIMEALVPAAPVSAVDDLPAELHCRLCKKVMIDAALTSKCCFDSFCDKCIRDYIITESKCICGVKALADDLIPNQTLRSTINNMLGTRASSGGSGTTTHRSSSGSNPDPRLQSHTPSDASERVMKQSTDLELSAASAPDDGLQVATGGDLMNQPQEKLAANVDIVSKDEGNSTEVSAEKTVAGSVVIEVKDGSGSTSKVTTVSGALEHNATRTDQPKKKRKKADSTKNVQPNDVGYGYNVPFDQAYYNPFITGYSWLTEPYMYSSMGMPYGGYPMVPYSVNSFNGMPPQAPGMPGYPASYQRPETQPTHHRGTEAVVSHSRQAERPKDTRAQPQSTENKRQLGSHGSESRNRTRSSSERRDHGRSGRASDDYHEEQSSRKRMRDSSPMYGDKHSGRRSTHSSRSMTREEDASDDERNFKRRWGCRSSVGVDTRH comes from the exons ATGGGTGTTGTGTATTACCAATATAAGAGTGAAAAGGAGATCTGTTCCATTCCTGTGCCCTATGCTTTTATCTCTGTCTCTGAACTCAAGCAGCTTATCATGACGAGCGGTAAGTACGGCCGTGGCCGAACCCGCGGCCGTCCCATGGACGATATTGTCATCTCCAACGCCCAGACTGGCGAAG AATATGCAGATGAAAGGGCAATGGTACTACAGAACACACATGTGCTGGTCCGCAGAATTAACATTCCTGGACAGTTGTCAGAGAAAATCGTCTTATCCCCAAC GCGGAAAGTCACAGAAGGATGTTCTGTACCTTCAAGTGAGTCAGTGGTTACTGATTTAAACTCAAAATCGTGTTCCTCCATAGGAGTCCAAGATGAAGATGCTGCAATCACGGCGGTGATTGACGCGGCTGAACTCAAATT GGACCAGTACCCAGCTAAAAGAGGACAGGGTAGTGGAAGGTTTACATCAGGAAGAAACTATGGGCGGGAAGTGGAGACACCTCCACTGGGGTACGTCTGCCGCTCTTGCGGTGTTCCAGGTCATTTCATTCAACATTGCCCACAGGAAAGCAAGACACCTCCACCTGGATACATCTGCTACAGATGCCGAATCCCAGGGCATTTTATTCACCATTGCCCCACCATTGGGGATCCTAAGTTCAACAATAATAAAATGAGTCGGTCTCTTGCGCCAGTAGTAACTGTAAGTCCTATCAATGGCATTATGGAAGCACTTGTCCCGGCTGCACCAGTTAGTGCTGTTGATGACTTGCCAGCAGAGCTCCACTGTCGACTGTGTAAAAAAGTGATGATAGATGCAGCATTGACAAGCAAGTGCTGTTTTGACAGTTTTTGTGATAAAT GCATTCGGGATTACATTATTACAGAGTCGAAGTGCATTTGTGGAGTCAAGGCGCTAGCAGATGACCTCATTCCCAATCAAACACTTCGGAGCACAATCAACAATATGTTGGGAACAAGAGCTAGCAGCGGTGGAAGTGGCACAACAACGCACAGAAGTTCATCAGGCAGCAACCCTGATCCCAGATTACAGAGCCACACCCCTTCTGATGCCTCAGAAAGGGTGATGAAGCAATCGACAGACCTTGAGCTGTCAGCAGCATCTGCACCTGATGATGGACTCCAGGTTGCCACAGGAGGTGATCTAATGAATCAACCTCAAGAGAAATTGGCAGCCAATGTTGATATCGTGAGCAAAGACGAAGGCAATTCCACAGAAGTGTCAGCAGAGAAGACTGTAGCAGGTTCTGTGGTAATTGAAGTAAAAGATGGAAGTGGATCAACATCAAAGGTCACTACTGTTTCAGGCGCCCTAGAACACAATGCCACAAGGACAGAtcaaccgaagaagaagcggaagaaggCAGACTCAACAAAGAATGTTCAACCTAACGATGTTGGCTATGGTTACAATGTTCCATTTGACCAAGCATATTACAACCCTTTCATCACTGGGTATTCTTGGTTAACTGAACCTTACATGTACAGCTCAATGGGAATGCCTTACGGTGGTTATCCAATGGTCCCATATAGTGTAAATTCCTTCAATGGCATGCCACCACAGGCTCCTGGAATGCCAGGCTATCCAGCAAGCTATCAGAG GCCTGAAACTCAGCCCACACATCACCGGGGCACAGAAGCTGTTGTGTCACATTCAAGGCAGGCCGAGAGGCCCAAGGACACTCGTGCTCAGCCCCAATCTACAGAGAACAAGCGCCAACTGGGTTCTCATGGTTCAGAATCGAGGAACAGAACCAGGTCAAGCTCCGAGAGAAGGGACCATGGGCGTTCTGGCAGGGCCTCTGACGACTACCATGAGGAACAGTCAAGTAGGAAGAGAATGCGCGATTCTTCTCCAATGTATGGCGACAAACACAGCGGCCGGAGGTCGACACACAGTTCCAGGAGTATGACTCGTGAGGAGGATGCAAGCGATGATGAGCGCAACTTCAAGAGGAGATGGGGGTGCAGATCATCAGTTGGCGTGGACACAAGGCACTGA